From Candidatus Hydrogenedens sp., a single genomic window includes:
- a CDS encoding metalloregulator ArsR/SmtB family transcription factor → MNKKIKDKYELHAQVLKALSHSTRLFIVNELAQHEKCVCELQELIEDDISTISKHLSILKQAGIIEDRKEGLRVYYRLRLKCLPMFLSCVENIIIEKTKMQFEILNLSSEK, encoded by the coding sequence TACATGCACAGGTATTAAAGGCTCTTTCTCACTCAACACGACTTTTCATTGTTAATGAATTAGCTCAACATGAAAAATGTGTCTGTGAACTACAAGAACTGATTGAAGACGATATATCAACAATCTCAAAACATCTATCTATTTTAAAACAAGCAGGTATTATAGAGGACCGAAAAGAAGGTTTGCGTGTATATTATCGCCTGAGATTAAAATGTCTCCCTATGTTTTTATCCTGTGTAGAAAACATTATCATAGAAAAGACTAAAATGCAGTTCGAAATATTAAATTTATCTTCAGAAAAATAG